In Cicer arietinum cultivar CDC Frontier isolate Library 1 chromosome 7, Cicar.CDCFrontier_v2.0, whole genome shotgun sequence, a single window of DNA contains:
- the LOC101500595 gene encoding uncharacterized protein — MNDFAEPVTFGPTGLYIGGTKYMAIQGEPGAVIRGKKLRERNFMLHKESRQHDPYGIFNTEESIPRDIGPYKNLVIFTSSSMYPKFISSPSSVPLLIKLRILMSNLQTVDLKGLTNQQKLAFWINLYNACIMHGFIQYGVPSTPEKLTALMNKMCNFGCKPWGSPANLANNSPCF, encoded by the exons ATGAATGATTTTGCTGAGCCTGTAACATTTGGTCCAACTGGATTATATATTGGTGGCACAAAATATATGGCGATCCAAGGTGAACCAGGAGCTGTCATTCGAGGGAAGAAG CTGCGAGAGCGTAATTTTATGTTGCATAAGGAATCAAGGCAACACGACCCATATGGTATTTTTAATACAGAAGAGTCCATTCCAAGGGATATTGGTCCTTATAAGAATTTGGTTATATTCACATCAAGTTCTATGTATCCAAAGTTCATCTCAAGCCCTTCCTCTGTTCCATTACTAATAAAGTTAAG GATCTTGATGAGCAATCTTCAGACAGTTGATTTGAAAGGCCTtacaaatcaacaaaaattagcATTTTGGATCAACTTGTACAATGCTTGTATCATGCAT ggaTTCATCCAATATGGAGTGCCATCCACCCCAGAAAAGCTAACAGCATTGATGAACAAG ATGTGCAATTTTGGTTGTAAGCCATGGGGATCCCCTGCAAATCTTGCAAACAATTCTCCTTGCTTCTAA